A genomic stretch from Arachis stenosperma cultivar V10309 chromosome 3, arast.V10309.gnm1.PFL2, whole genome shotgun sequence includes:
- the LOC130968955 gene encoding UDP-arabinose 4-epimerase 1-like — MLNFVRSRSQPRAGARPLPMGGLDYADPKRKGNFLGKVFLAAGLTALCIIMIKQSPSLSSTSPFAIREPGVTHVLVTGGAGYIGSHATLRLLKENYRVTIVDNLSRGNMGAVRVLQNLFPEPGRLQFIYADLGDQTSVNKIFLENKFDAVMHFAAVAYVGESTADPLKYYHNITSNTLLVLEAMAKHDVKTLIYSSTCATYGEPEKMPITEETQQVPINPYGKAKKMAEDIILDFSKTSDMAVMILRYFNVIGSDPEGRLGEAPRPELREQGRISGACFDAARGIIPGLKVRGTDYKTADGTCVRDYIDVTDLVDAHVKALQKAESGKVGIFNVGTGKGRSVKEFVDACKKATGVDIKVEYLPRRPGDYAEVYSDPTKIRNELNWTAQHADLLESLKVAWRWQKSHHNGYGVSNAVV, encoded by the exons ATGCTAAATTTTGTCCGGTCCAGAAGTCAGCCAAGGGCAGGAGCTAGACCTTTACCAATGGGAG GCTTGGATTATGCTGACCCAAAAAGGAAAGGCAATTTTCTTGGAAAAGTTTTTCTTGCTGCTGGATTAACAGCATTATGCATTATCATGATCAAGCAATCTCCATCTTTGAGTTCCACTAGTCCG TTTGCCATTCGTGAACCTGGGGTAACTCATGTTTTAGTAACAGGCGGTGCAGGCTACATTGGTTCACATGCTACGCTTCGGCTTCTGAAGGAAAATTATCGTGTCACTATAGTA GACAATCTGTCACGAGGAAATATGGGTGCCGTCAGAGTTCTTCAAAATTTATTTCCAGAACCAGGAAGGCTTCAATTTATATATGCTGACTTGGGAGATCAGACATCT gttaataaaatatttttggagaATAAGTTTGATGCTGTGATGCACTTTGCTGCTGTTGCATATGTTGGGGAAAGCACTGCGGATCCTCTCAA GTACTATCACAACATTACATCAAATACATTGTTGGTATTAGAAGCTATGGCTAAACATGATGTGAAGACATTGATATATTCTAGTACATGTGCAACGTATGGTGAACCTGAAAAGATGCCCATTACGGAAGAAACACAGCAG GTCCCAATCAATCCGTATGGGAAAGCCAAAAAGATGGCCGAAGATATCATCCTTGATTTTTCTAAAACTTCAGACATGGCAGTAATGATTCTGAG ATACTTTAATGTGATTGGATCAGACCCTGAGGGAAGACTAGGTGAAGCTCCAAGACCTGAACTACGAGAGCAAGGCCGAATTTCAGGTGCCTGCTTTGATGCAGCTCGTGGTATTATACCTGGCTTAAAG GTTAGAGGCACGGACTATAAGACAGCCGATGGAACTTGTGTGCGAGATTACATTGACGTAACTGACCTTGTCGATGCTCATGTCAAGGCTCTTCAAAAGGCAGAATCTGGTAAAGTTGGGATCTTCAATGTTGGCACTGGAAAGG GTAGATCAGTGAAGGAGTTTGTGGACGCGTGTAAGAAGGCTACAGGGGTGGACATTAAAGTCGAATACCTCCCTCGTCGCCCTGGTGATTACGCTGAGGTATACAGCGATCCGACAAAGATTAGAAATGAGTTGAATTGGACTGCTCAGCACGCGGATCTTCTAGAGAGTTTGAAGGTTGCATGGAGATGGCAGAAATCTCATCATAACGGTTATGGTGTTTCAAATGCAGTGGTTTGA
- the LOC130968954 gene encoding beta-amyrin 28-monooxygenase-like, which produces MDFFMQSIFLIMITLVISIFVLNRKNLDGTKTLPQGSFGWPIVNETYQFLFKKIDHFLQEKQKKHSSDIFKTKLLGEPTVVLYGPSANKFVSTSEPKHVKVWYLRTQRMLFNLPDHDQPRAKNSAVVAAAPVKILGFLKPEGLFRYMGCNIESIMHQHFMRNWEGKTELKVYPLVKSFALSLAYQFYLGIDDPLHVAKFVSKFDDLYSGIYAVPANFPGTTFHRAMKAASKIREEIQLLINKKIDCLSKGIVMNDLLAHLVGAVEDGKYVPKIEISNIIMGLMNSSYTSIAITLAFMIKHIGLDPHIYQKIVSEHADITKSKGAGAALDWDSIQKMKYTWCVTQETMRLYPTAPGAFREAVTDITFEGFTIPKGWKIFWAMMGTNKNSKYFDEAESFDPSRFEENGPVSYSYIPFGAGARSCPGKDYTRFVILTFIHNLVTKFSWQVMHPHEQVLGSLVPLPANGIPIRIRHL; this is translated from the exons ATGGATTTTTTCATGCAATCTATATTTCTAATTATGATCACCTTAGTTATATCCATCTTTGTTCTGAACAGAAAAAATCTTGATGGCACCAAAACCCTGCCCCAAGGTAGTTTTGGATGGCCTATAGTGAATGAAACCTACCAATTTCTGTTCAAAAAAATTGATCATTTCCTTCAAGAGAAACAGAAAAAGCACTCCTCAGATATCTTCAAGACCAAGTTACTAGGAGAACCAACAGTGGTTCTTTATGGTCCTAGTGCAAACAAATTTGTCTCCACCAGTGAACCAAAACATGTCAAAGTTTGGTACTTGAGAACACAAAGAATGCTCTTCAATCTTCCTGATCATGATCAGCCGCGTGCGAAAAACTCGGCCGTTGTAGCTGCGGCTCCAGTGAAGATCTTAGGGTTCTTGAAACCAGAAGGTCTATTTAGGTACATGGGGTGCAACATTGAATCCATCATGCACCAACACTTCATGAGAAATTGGGAAGGAAAAACAGAACTAAAGGTTTATCCTTTGGTGAAAAGTTTTGCTCTTTCACTAGCCTATCAGTTCTACTTAGGAATTGATGATCCACTCCATGTGGCAAAATTTGTCAGCAAGTTTGATGATCTGTATTCTGGAATTTACGCCGTTCCGGCGAATTTTCCGGGGACTACATTTCACAGGGCAATGAAGGCTGCAAGTAAAATCAGAGAAGAGATTCAATTATTGATCAATAAGAAGATTGATTGTTTGTCAAAGGGAATTGTTATGAATGATTTACTAGCACATTTAGTTGGTGCTGTTGAGGATGGAAAATATGTGCCAAAAATTGAAATAAGTAACATCATAATGGGATTGATGAATTCTAGCTACACATCAATAGCAATCACACTTGCTTTCATGATCAAACACATTGGATTGGATCCTCATATCTACCAAAAAATTGTATCAG AGCATGCTGATATTACAAAATCAAAAGGAGCAGGTGCAGCACTAGATTGGGACagcatacaaaaaatgaaaTACACATGGTGTGTTACACAAGAAACCATGAGACTGTACCCAACTGCACCAGGAGCATTCAGAGAGGCAGTAACAGATATCACCTTTGAAGGTTTTACTATTCCAAAGGGATGGAAG ATATTTTGGGCAATGATGGGAACAAATAAGAACTCAAAATACTTTGATGAGGCTGAAAGTTTTGATCCATCAAGATTTGAAGAGAATGGCCCTGTTTCATACAGTTATATACCATTTGGTGCTGGAGCAAGGTCTTGCCCTGGAAAGGATTACACAAGGTTTGTGATTCTCACTTTCATTCACAATCTCGTTACCAAATTCAGTTGGCAAGTTATGCATCCTCATGAGCAAGTCTTAGGTTCTTTGGTGCCTCTTCCGGCGAATGGAATTCCCATCCGAATTCGCCACCTCTAA
- the LOC130967224 gene encoding protein FAR1-RELATED SEQUENCE 5-like: MNNMNQEAISTSANHESVVPEPEDGVLNEETLFDMSMLGDEEGFLNMTQTEVEPESAQVPSHVSIEDVLKMEFFTPGEAREFYTSYSRLKGFAIRNSKTVKNAKGDIVRYNFVCNREGFRQKKWLDKLDRKREHKPITRCGCVAEMRIKKNHGNGKWYVSQFVDDHNHTLLPERFVGYLPSHRNMSDAEIAQMNSMRQVGISIPKIYQSFAMQVGGFNLVRFTKQDMHNEVRKQRALQSGDVNAALRFFEHAARNDERLFWRYQVAAGSRMCDIIWSDGRSQEDYEAFGDVLAFDATYGRNKYNLPVIVLSGVNHHNQTCVFAAAMVSCESQDSYKWVLRRFLECMRGKAPKAVITDGDPSMRLAIMHVFPDAHHRLCAWHLLRNATAHVSQPRFTQLFKQCMLADIEVHEFERQWEAMVGECGVREVEWVMDLYSKKLSWATAYIRGRFFAGLRTTSRCESLHAKLGGFVESRYGILDFITNFQRCVDFLRDKEEELDFRSFYGTPVLQTHFQEIERSAATLYTREVFYRFRETLKRAVRFNIIDREDCENGCCYVIQKYRRPESTWQVLHQPQKGTFECNCRRMESYGIPCVHIIVVLVGIDIGYLPETLVLKRWCRNAKNNVTFVRQVTETGDAASRYRSRLGAFVDQCKRLAKVACLREEDYKVYSEKMARNVVMLEVKNGLRVAEDVNTQPNGEGGGGINDPVRVRTKGTGRGNVSQQTKGPKKRKCSACGKLGHRRTRCPNGADLRPGCRGSQRVPKGRQAEAQATSSQTTRPDHLNCFTSEVATGQQELQMGAGTRKRKLRVELPNTFPQFMS; the protein is encoded by the exons ATGAACAACATGAACCAAGAGGCGATATCGACGTCAGCCAATCATGAATCGGTGGTGCCAGAGCCGGAGGACGGGGTTTTGAATGAG GAAACACTTTTTGACATGAGCATGTTAGGGGACGAAGAAGGGTTTCTGAATATGACGCAGACAGAGGTGGAGCCTGAATCTGCTCAGGTACCAAGTCATGTCAGCATTGAAGATGTGCTGAAGATGGAGTTCTTTACCCCTGGGGAAGCAAGGGAATTCTACACGAGTTATAGTAGGCTAAAAGGTTTTGCAATAAGGAACAGTAAGACGGTAAAAAATGCCAAAGGAGATATCGTTAGATACAATTTTGTTTGCAACAGAGAAGGATTTAGGCAGAAGAAGTGGTTAGATAAGCTCGATAGGAAAAGAGAGCACAAGCCTATAACGCGATGTGGGTGTGTAGCAGAGATGAGGATAAAGAAGAATCATGGTAATGGAAAATGGTATGTTTCACAGTTTGTGGATGATCATAACCACACCCTACTCCCTGAAAGGTTTGTTGGATATCTGCCTTCACACAGGAATATGTCTGATGCAGAAATTGCTCAAATGAATAGCATGCGGCAAGTTGGGATAAGCATTCCGAAGATATACCAGTCATTTGCGATGCAGGTTGGGGGCTTTAACTTAGTAAGATTTACTAAGCAAGATATGCACAACGAGGTGCGAAAGCAACGTGCTCTGCAGAGCGGAGATGTGAATGCCGCGCTGCGTTTCTTCGAACATGCTGCCAGAAACGATGAGAGGCTGTTTTGGAGGTATCAGGTGGCGGCTGGTTCTCGCATGTGTGACATTATATGGAGTGATGGTCGAAGCCAGGAAGATTATGAGGCGTTCGGTGATGTCCTCGCCTTTGATGCGACCTATGGGAGGAACAAGTATAACTTGCCGGTTATTGTTTTGTCCGGTGTTAATCACCATAATCAGACATGCGTGTTTGCAGCAGCAATGGTTTCATGTGAGTCACAGGATTCGTACAAATGGGTGCTGAGACGGTTTCTAGAATGCATGCGGGGAAAGGCCCCGAAGGCAGTTATAACTGATGGGGATCCTTCTATGAGGCTAGCTATTATGCATGTATTTCCAGATGCTCATCACAGACTATGCGCGTGGCACCTACTAAGGAATGCCACTGCTCATGTCTCGCAACCACGTTTCACACAGTTATTCAAACAGTGCATGCTCGCTGACATAGAGGTTCATGAATTTGAGAGGCAGTGGGAGGCGATGGTTGGGGAGTGTGGTGTTCGAGAGGTTGAATGGGTGATGGACCTCTATAGTAAGAAGTTGTCCTGGGCAACCGCGTACATACGGGGCAGATTCTTTGCAGGTTTAAGGACAACCTCTCGGTGCGAGTCGTTGCATGCTAAGTTGGGTGGGTTTGTGGAGAGTAGATATGGGATATTGGACTTTATTACAAATTTTCAGAGATGTGTTGATTTCCTAAGAGACAAAGAGGAGGAGCTTGACTTTCGTTCCTTTTACGGTACCCCGGTGCTTCAAACGCACTTTCAAGAGATTGAGAGGTCAGCGGCGACCCTGTATACCCGTGAAGTATTTTATAGATTTCGAGAGACCTTAAAGCGGGCTGTGAGATTTAACATTATCGACCGGGAGGATTGTGAAAACGGATGCTGCTACGTGATACAAAAGTATCGCCGACCGGAGTCAACTTGGCAAGTGTTGCACCAGCCGCAGAAAGGAACCTTTGAATGTAATTGCCGCAGGATGGAGTCATATGGGATCCCTTGTGTTCACATAATTGTTGTTCTGGTAGGTATTGATATCGGTTATCTGCCCGAGACTCTGGTCCTCAAGAGGTGGTGCAGAAATGCCAAGAACAATGTGACTTTCGTTAGACAAGTTACTGAAACGGGTGATGCTGCATCCCGGTACCGCAGCAGACTTGGTGCATTTGTAGACCAATGTAAGCGTTTGGCCAAGGTGGCTTGTCTAAGGGAGGAGGACTACAAGGTATATAGCGAGAAAATGGCACGGAATGTTGTCATGTTGGAGGTCAAGAATGGATTGCGTGTCGCCGAAGATGTTAATACACAGCCTAACGGTGAGGGCGGTGGTGGGATAAATGATCCGGTCCGCGTCCGAACAAAAGGCACCGGTAGAGGAAACGTTTCTCAGCAAACAAAGGGACCGAAGAAGAGAAAATGCAGCGCCTGCGGAAAACTGGGTCATCGCCGAACTCGCTGCCCCAATGGGGCTGACCTGCGCCCGGGATGTCGTGGATCGCAACGGGTTCCCAAGGGTCGGCAAGCTGAAGCTCAG GCGACATCGTCACAGACGACTAGACCAGATCACTTGAACTGTTTTACCTCTGAAGTTGCAACGGGTCAG CAGGAGCTCCAGATGGGGGCGGGCACGAGGAAGAGGAAACTAAGGGTTGAGCTTCCAAATACATTCCCGCAATTCATGTCATAG